CACGCTCTCAAACACTATTTAACACTTTCTACTTTGATCAATGTGAAATGAGAGAAGTGATTTCCCACATTCAAACATGAAAAAAGCAAATTTAGGTCAATGATAAAAGCTTTCGACTCAGAAGAAACCAGAACAGCTTCTTGGAAGGGATTATACAATATGAATAAAAGCAGCAGGCAGAACAGTCGTCTCAGGCTGACAGTGTCAATCGCACGAGAAGAGAACTGCGCTGAATTCCCTGATCCCTGCTTTACCCCACTCGCTTTTACCTGGTGCAACCATGATTTCGTTTTTCTTGGAGCGGATCCGCAGGAACGTGAGGTCGTTCTGGGGATCGATGTCCCTCACGGTGCTCCGCGCCTTCATGATGAAGCTGTGCATGAGGCCCGCGTACTGGATCGTCGTGGAGTTGTCCATAGTGCTTTTGATAGGAATACCTGCAAAACAGGGTCAGTGACAAAACTGCAGAACTAACTCCGCCTTGGGCAGCACCAGGTCCAACTGGGGTGGCCATTTAACCTCAGCAGATGATGTTGCTACACTGGGGATTCTTTTTAAAACCTTAAACGGAGAACACAAACAGAAATACGATGTGGAAAGGCTAAGATCTGGAACTGCAGGTGTAGGCCAGAAGAACTGTTTACCTCTAGTAGCATCAGTGCTTtacttttgctttttcatttaattGTTTACTTGTGAAATTTATAAATcgaaataaataataacaaaaatatctGGGACAGAGAGAGGAAATACCAATGTTTCAATGCTTTTATCCTGACTAGGGACAGCTTTTCCTTTCAGAAAGGCTCCTGAACATCATAGCTGGGCTGGGATCGGTGCTGATTACCGAGAACATTGGTTGCTGCATCACACAGGTATGGGGCCTGTacctagtggagtccctcaagggtcggtactgggaccagtattattcaatatattcatcaacaacttggatgagggaatagagtgactgtcagcaagtttgctgatgacaccaagctgggaggagtggctgacactggaagctgtgctgccatccagagacctggacaggctggagagctgggcagggaaaaatgtaatgaaatagaacaagggcaagtgtagagtcttgaatctgggcaggaacaaccccaggttccagtataagttggggaatgacctgttagagagcagtgtaggggaaagggacctgggggtcctggggacagcagggtgaccatgagccagcactgggcccttgtggccaggaagccaatggtacctggggtgggttagaagggggtggtcagtaggtcagagaggttctcctgcccctctgctctgccctggggagaccacatctggaatattgtgtccagttgtggcccctcagttccagaaggacagggaactgctggagagagtccagcgcagccaccaagatgctgaagggagtgaagcatctcccgtgtgaggaaaggctgagggagctggggctctggagctggagaagaggagactgaggggggactcattcatggggatcaatatggaaaggggcagtgtcaggaggatggagccaggctcttctgggtgacaaccaacgataggacaaggggcaatgggtataaactggaacacaagaggttccacttaaatttgagaagaaactttgtcatggtgagggtggcagagcctggcccaggctgcccagggaggttgtggagtctccttctctgcagacattcaaacccgcctggacaccttcctgtgtaacttcagctgggtgttcctgctccatggggggattgcactggtgagctttccaggtccagTCCAGTCCCTGACATTTTGTGAAAGTGAAGGCTCCAATAGATACGTTTCCCCACAAAAAGGCAGCTAAAATTCAGCTCATGTGTCCGAACAACGCAGCAGCCAACTACCGGCACAGCAGAAAAACCCCTGTAGGTGTTTGTTCAAATAAGTGCAGCTCCAGCCTGGAGAGTACGATCCATTATTCACCATCATGAAAAAACAGCGAGCAGGAACACAAGCTGCATACAAGTATGCAAGGATCTGATCTTCAATAGATTCACATACAGTTACTGTCTGTCATCTTTCCTAAGGGTTACTTCTAGGAAAT
The DNA window shown above is from Patagioenas fasciata isolate bPatFas1 chromosome 16, bPatFas1.hap1, whole genome shotgun sequence and carries:
- the DYNLRB1 gene encoding dynein light chain roadblock-type 1 isoform X2 yields the protein MAEVEETLKRIQSQKGVQGIIVVNSEGIPIKSTMDNSTTIQYAGLMHSFIMKARSTVRDIDPQNDLTFLRIRSKKNEIMVAPDKDYFLIVIQNPTE
- the DYNLRB1 gene encoding dynein light chain roadblock-type 1 isoform X1, which codes for MVGEAARGARSEPRGPAEVEETLKRIQSQKGVQGIIVVNSEGIPIKSTMDNSTTIQYAGLMHSFIMKARSTVRDIDPQNDLTFLRIRSKKNEIMVAPDKDYFLIVIQNPTE